In Sphingomonas sp., a single window of DNA contains:
- a CDS encoding SOS response-associated peptidase: protein MCNLYHLRKSAAEVAAHFGVDNPVQSNAGEEVYPGYPGMVVREEAGARVLQSMGWGFPLRLKGMSPTAKPNPVNNIADLTKPMWVGLARKPEWRCLIPLTGFAEAEGAKGSKTRTWFSVKDTPIFAWAGLWRDSAEWGPVYSGVMTDCNEAIRPVHDRMPVLLHRDDHDRWLHGSFDDILGFQARCFPDDLIVIERTGEPWVKRKGAVEQPALF from the coding sequence ATGTGCAACCTCTACCACCTTCGGAAGAGCGCAGCCGAAGTCGCCGCGCATTTCGGCGTCGACAATCCGGTGCAGTCCAACGCGGGCGAAGAAGTCTACCCCGGCTACCCCGGCATGGTGGTGCGCGAGGAAGCGGGCGCCCGCGTGCTCCAGTCGATGGGCTGGGGCTTCCCGCTCCGGCTCAAGGGGATGAGCCCGACCGCAAAGCCGAACCCGGTCAACAACATCGCCGATCTCACCAAGCCGATGTGGGTCGGGCTCGCGCGCAAGCCGGAATGGCGCTGCCTCATCCCGCTGACCGGCTTTGCCGAGGCGGAGGGCGCCAAGGGGTCGAAGACGCGCACCTGGTTCAGCGTCAAAGACACGCCGATTTTCGCCTGGGCGGGGCTGTGGCGGGACAGCGCCGAATGGGGGCCGGTCTATTCCGGCGTGATGACCGACTGCAACGAGGCGATCCGCCCGGTGCATGACCGCATGCCGGTGCTGCTCCACCGGGACGACCATGATCGCTGGCTGCACGGCAGCTTCGACGACATCCTCGGCTTCCAGGCGCGCTGCTTCCCCGATGACCTGATAGTCATCGAGCGTACCGGCGAGCCCTGGGTGAAGCGCAAGGGCGCTGTCGAACAGCCGGCCCTGTTCTAG
- a CDS encoding AlpA family phage regulatory protein: MHSNATDRILRLKAVLALTGLTRSTLYRKMEAGTFPASTQISTRCIGWRESAVSCWLDDPMTYEAAPTLER; this comes from the coding sequence ATGCACTCCAACGCAACGGACCGCATCCTGCGGCTCAAGGCCGTCCTCGCTCTAACAGGCCTCACGCGTTCCACCCTTTACCGGAAGATGGAAGCAGGCACCTTCCCCGCTAGCACGCAGATCAGCACCCGCTGTATCGGCTGGCGCGAGTCTGCTGTTAGCTGCTGGCTTGATGATCCGATGACATATGAGGCAGCCCCGACCCTGGAGCGATAA
- a CDS encoding DUF2274 domain-containing protein, which produces MPDLKLAKLPDRKPVKLAIHITPDLHQRLQDYAALYAETYGQKEAVTDLIPAMLASSLEGDRGFARGRGASR; this is translated from the coding sequence ATGCCCGACCTGAAACTCGCCAAGCTGCCGGATCGAAAGCCCGTCAAGCTGGCGATCCACATCACGCCCGACCTGCACCAGCGGCTGCAGGACTATGCTGCGCTATATGCCGAGACCTATGGGCAGAAGGAGGCTGTGACCGATCTGATCCCGGCGATGCTGGCATCCTCCCTCGAGGGCGATCGGGGGTTCGCACGGGGGCGGGGAGCCAGCCGGTGA
- a CDS encoding tryptophan halogenase family protein — translation MMDNRIRRIVILGGGTAGWMSAAALSRALVGQRVAITLVESDSIGTIGVGEATIPTIHWFNQIVGLDERQFLAETKATVKLGIEFVGWNGEGSRYFHPFGTFGPPGDGTMFLHRLIRGRADGDTAPTEAYSLTAQAARAGRFARPVPDRRSLLSTMGYAYHFDAGLYARYLRGLAERAGVTRIEGMVGSVQQYGESGFVRALMLDDGSVIEGDLFVDCSGLGGLLIGETLGVGYDDWSHWLPCDRAWAAPSAAEVRTTPFTRATAAEAGWRWRIPLQHRVGNGYVFASRFQDEAEARASLLAGMEGPPLSDPRLIRFTPGMRREAWRANVVAIGLSSGFLEPLESTSIHLIQSGIAKLLSLFPSADCSPLLARQFNRVFGQEMLDIRDFLIFHYHATAGREEPMWRERQSMAIPDTLTERLAHFRSSGRIVLSSDELFRDASWFAVLDGQGERPGDHNPLIDGGHVQDNLRQLEALRSNIARAVEALPALSRP, via the coding sequence ATGATGGACAATCGCATTCGCCGGATCGTGATCCTGGGCGGCGGAACGGCGGGTTGGATGAGCGCCGCGGCCCTGTCGCGCGCCTTGGTCGGGCAACGGGTCGCGATCACCCTGGTCGAATCCGACTCGATCGGCACGATCGGCGTGGGCGAGGCCACCATCCCAACCATCCACTGGTTCAATCAGATCGTCGGCCTGGACGAGCGCCAGTTCCTGGCCGAAACCAAGGCGACCGTGAAGCTCGGCATCGAGTTCGTTGGCTGGAACGGCGAGGGCAGCCGATATTTCCATCCCTTCGGTACGTTCGGCCCGCCGGGGGACGGCACGATGTTCCTCCACCGCCTGATCCGGGGACGTGCCGACGGCGATACCGCGCCCACCGAAGCCTATTCGCTGACTGCGCAGGCAGCGCGCGCAGGCCGGTTTGCCCGGCCGGTTCCCGATCGCCGCTCGCTCTTGTCGACCATGGGCTATGCCTATCATTTCGACGCGGGTCTCTATGCGCGCTACCTGCGCGGGTTGGCCGAACGAGCGGGCGTGACGCGGATCGAGGGCATGGTTGGCTCGGTCCAGCAGTACGGCGAAAGCGGCTTCGTCCGCGCGCTGATGCTGGACGACGGAAGCGTAATCGAAGGCGACCTCTTCGTTGATTGTTCGGGACTTGGCGGCCTGCTCATCGGCGAGACGCTGGGCGTCGGCTATGACGACTGGTCGCATTGGCTGCCCTGCGACCGCGCCTGGGCGGCGCCGAGCGCGGCGGAGGTGAGAACCACCCCGTTCACCCGCGCAACGGCGGCCGAGGCGGGATGGCGTTGGCGCATCCCGCTCCAGCACCGGGTCGGCAATGGCTATGTCTTTGCCAGCCGCTTTCAGGATGAGGCGGAGGCACGCGCCTCGCTGCTGGCAGGGATGGAGGGGCCACCGCTCTCCGATCCGCGGTTAATCCGCTTCACGCCGGGCATGCGGCGCGAGGCGTGGCGCGCCAATGTCGTGGCGATCGGCCTTTCGAGTGGGTTCCTGGAGCCGCTCGAATCGACCAGCATCCATCTGATCCAAAGCGGTATTGCCAAGCTGTTATCGCTCTTTCCGTCGGCCGACTGTTCGCCCCTGCTGGCAAGGCAATTCAACCGCGTTTTCGGGCAGGAGATGCTCGATATACGCGACTTCCTGATCTTCCATTATCACGCGACGGCGGGGCGGGAGGAGCCGATGTGGCGCGAGCGGCAGTCGATGGCGATCCCCGACACGCTCACCGAACGCCTTGCACATTTCCGGAGCTCAGGCCGGATCGTCTTGTCCAGCGACGAGCTGTTTCGCGACGCGAGCTGGTTCGCTGTGCTTGACGGCCAAGGTGAGCGACCCGGCGATCACAACCCCTTGATCGACGGGGGCCATGTTCAAGACAATCTTCGCCAATTGGAGGCATTGCGGTCGAACATTGCGCGCGCGGTGGAGGCTTTGCCGGCCCTATCGCGTCCGTGA
- a CDS encoding FecR domain-containing protein: protein MIDEIACRWAAAIDRGLSDAEETELAVWLAADRRHRGALLRSKAALRLVDQGQALAERDAEAPIPLRRRRWWPAGVGAVAAALVAALGIGWWLDGGERIDTRLGEIRSMQLADGSVVIINSGTALRVAFTRGERHVEMTKGEAWFQVAHNRARPFVVASGPYRVQAVGTAFDVRREGEAARVVVTTGVVKIWSVDSDDAPRHVAAGEWAVLKPGKAIATRAMRPQASDQQLAWRERRIVLDNMTLGEAAAEFNRYNVTRLEVAPQLAGRRVVGWFRIDDVDGFAASSAAMVGGRVERVERPGEGDVTRILP from the coding sequence ATGATCGACGAGATCGCCTGCCGCTGGGCCGCTGCGATCGATCGTGGGCTGAGCGACGCAGAGGAGACCGAACTGGCCGTCTGGCTGGCGGCGGATCGGCGGCACCGCGGGGCGTTGCTGCGAAGCAAGGCGGCGCTCCGCCTGGTGGATCAGGGGCAGGCGCTGGCCGAGCGGGACGCGGAAGCGCCGATCCCGTTGCGCCGCCGGCGATGGTGGCCGGCAGGCGTCGGCGCCGTCGCAGCGGCACTGGTCGCCGCTTTGGGAATCGGCTGGTGGCTTGATGGCGGCGAGCGGATCGACACGCGGCTGGGCGAAATCCGCAGCATGCAGCTGGCCGACGGATCGGTCGTGATCATTAATAGCGGCACGGCGCTGCGGGTGGCTTTTACACGCGGCGAGCGGCATGTCGAGATGACCAAGGGCGAGGCGTGGTTCCAGGTCGCGCACAACCGGGCGCGGCCGTTCGTCGTCGCCAGCGGCCCCTATCGCGTGCAGGCGGTCGGTACCGCCTTCGACGTGCGGCGGGAGGGGGAGGCTGCAAGGGTTGTCGTCACCACCGGCGTGGTCAAGATCTGGTCGGTCGACAGCGACGACGCGCCGCGCCACGTCGCGGCGGGCGAATGGGCGGTGCTGAAGCCCGGAAAGGCGATCGCGACCCGCGCCATGCGCCCCCAGGCGTCCGACCAGCAGCTGGCCTGGCGCGAACGCCGGATCGTGCTCGACAACATGACGCTGGGCGAGGCGGCGGCCGAGTTCAACCGCTACAACGTCACCCGGCTGGAGGTTGCGCCGCAGCTGGCGGGCAGGCGTGTGGTCGGCTGGTTCCGCATCGACGATGTCGACGGCTTCGCCGCCTCCAGTGCCGCGATGGTCGGCGGGCGCGTCGAACGGGTCGAGCGGCCGGGGGAAGGGGATGTCACCCGCATTCTGCCCTGA
- a CDS encoding RNA polymerase sigma factor, giving the protein MRSDQLVTWVGLHILPHERQLRAWLRAAFPAVDVDDVVQETYCRISGLDQFEHIDDPRRYFFRAARNVVLEQVRRERVVSIGAASGLADLDNAPDPGQSPEEIVAGRHMIARIERLIDALPERARQVFRLRKIEGVTQRDISLRLCIPETAVENDVARGLLRILDQLTEEEKAELPIRRRAARAARAAGQDARRETGGRR; this is encoded by the coding sequence GTGCGTTCGGATCAGCTTGTCACATGGGTCGGTCTGCACATCCTGCCGCATGAGCGGCAGTTGCGCGCGTGGCTGCGTGCGGCATTCCCGGCAGTCGACGTGGACGACGTGGTGCAGGAAACCTATTGCCGGATCAGCGGGCTCGACCAGTTCGAGCATATCGACGATCCGCGGCGCTATTTCTTCCGCGCCGCGCGCAATGTCGTGCTGGAGCAGGTACGACGCGAACGGGTGGTCAGCATCGGCGCTGCCAGCGGCCTTGCCGATCTCGACAACGCCCCCGACCCTGGCCAGTCCCCGGAGGAGATCGTCGCCGGTCGCCACATGATCGCCCGGATCGAGCGATTGATCGACGCGCTGCCCGAACGCGCGCGGCAGGTATTCCGGCTCCGCAAGATCGAAGGCGTGACGCAACGGGACATCTCGCTGCGGCTGTGCATCCCCGAAACCGCCGTCGAGAACGACGTCGCGCGGGGCCTGCTTCGCATTCTCGATCAGCTGACCGAGGAGGAGAAGGCCGAGCTGCCGATCCGCCGCCGTGCGGCGCGGGCGGCACGGGCAGCGGGGCAGGACGCGCGGCGCGAGACCGGAGGGCGGCGATGA
- the treF gene encoding alpha,alpha-trehalase TreF, whose protein sequence is MIRRLLPLAALLCVAATDPEPQSPAQLFGPLFDAVQMAQVFPDGKTFVDAVPKEDPAAILAAYRKARPKTREALKAFVEAHFTLPAGGNDNPSPQEKLGLRAHVQALWPILSRPALAPRPGSSALSLPAPYVVPGGRFREIYYWDSYFTMLGLKVDGQQAMVEHMLDDFVSLIQRYGHIPNGTRSYYLSRAQPPFFALMLDLSEARDPAVLRTRLAALRSEYGYWMQGQGCITAAAPACEHVVRMADGSLLNRYWDARETPRDESYREDVNTAKAAVGRPLTAVYRDLRAGAESGWDYSSRWLADGKTLATVHTTDIVPVDLNSLLWAVERGIAQRCATLADAECAADFTRRAAQRRKAIDTYLWLAPEQRYADYDWRQQRATPVLSAATLFPLFVGVASPEQARAVAVTVRARLVAPGGLRTTGNRTGQQWDTPNGWAPLQWVAIDGLAGYGQRDLAKDIAVRWLTTVDRAYRATGKMLEKYDVEEQVPGGGGEYPLQDGFGWTNGVTSALVERYPDLAKER, encoded by the coding sequence TGTTATGCGTCGCCGCCACCGATCCCGAGCCGCAGAGCCCGGCCCAGCTGTTCGGCCCGCTGTTCGATGCGGTGCAGATGGCGCAGGTGTTTCCGGACGGAAAGACGTTCGTCGATGCGGTGCCCAAGGAGGATCCTGCGGCGATCCTGGCAGCCTATCGCAAGGCCAGGCCGAAGACGCGGGAAGCGCTGAAGGCATTCGTCGAGGCGCATTTCACGCTGCCGGCGGGAGGCAACGACAATCCTTCGCCGCAGGAGAAGCTCGGCCTGCGCGCACACGTCCAGGCGCTGTGGCCGATCCTGTCGCGCCCGGCGCTGGCCCCCAGGCCGGGCAGCTCGGCGCTGTCGCTGCCTGCGCCCTATGTCGTGCCCGGCGGGCGCTTCCGCGAAATCTATTACTGGGACAGCTACTTCACCATGCTGGGCCTCAAGGTGGACGGCCAGCAGGCGATGGTCGAGCATATGCTCGACGATTTCGTCAGCCTCATTCAGCGCTACGGCCACATCCCCAACGGCACCCGCAGCTACTACCTCAGCCGCGCGCAGCCACCCTTCTTCGCGCTAATGCTCGACCTGTCCGAGGCGCGCGATCCGGCGGTGCTGCGCACCCGGCTGGCGGCGCTCCGCAGCGAATATGGCTATTGGATGCAAGGGCAGGGCTGCATCACCGCCGCGGCGCCCGCCTGCGAGCATGTCGTGCGGATGGCCGATGGCAGCCTACTCAACCGCTACTGGGACGCCCGCGAGACGCCGCGCGACGAAAGCTATCGCGAGGATGTGAACACCGCCAAGGCGGCGGTGGGCCGACCGCTCACCGCGGTCTATCGCGACCTGCGTGCAGGGGCGGAAAGCGGCTGGGACTATAGCTCGCGCTGGCTCGCCGACGGCAAGACGCTGGCGACGGTGCATACGACCGACATCGTGCCGGTGGACCTCAACAGCCTGCTCTGGGCGGTGGAGCGCGGGATCGCGCAGCGCTGCGCGACGCTGGCCGATGCGGAGTGCGCGGCCGACTTCACCCGCCGGGCCGCCCAGCGCCGCAAGGCGATCGACACCTATCTCTGGCTGGCGCCCGAGCAGCGCTACGCCGACTATGACTGGCGTCAGCAGCGCGCGACGCCGGTGCTTTCGGCCGCGACCTTGTTCCCGCTGTTCGTCGGCGTGGCGAGCCCCGAGCAAGCGCGCGCCGTCGCCGTAACCGTGCGCGCCAGGCTGGTTGCCCCCGGCGGCCTGCGCACGACCGGCAACCGGACGGGCCAGCAATGGGATACCCCCAATGGCTGGGCGCCGCTGCAATGGGTCGCGATCGACGGGCTCGCCGGCTATGGCCAGCGCGATCTCGCCAAGGACATCGCGGTGCGCTGGCTGACGACGGTCGACCGCGCCTATCGCGCGACGGGCAAGATGCTCGAGAAATATGACGTCGAGGAGCAGGTGCCCGGCGGCGGCGGCGAATATCCGCTGCAGGACGGCTTCGGCTGGACCAACGGGGTGACCAGCGCGCTGGTCGAACGCTATCCGGATTTGGCGAAGGAGCGCTGA
- a CDS encoding TonB-dependent receptor, with amino-acid sequence MRNSHIFSVSMVAIAAMLATPAVAAQAVREFNVPRQPAAAGLMRFAQQANIQIIAPSDATNGQTIAEVKGQFSIEEGLRRLIARSHLRLVSFDGRTAVIAAAGPAAPRAAGYSAPRDIGATGAGVQTNAPATETAQAEDSAQDEIIVTGNTSDKRTLFNSSSNVTLASAADLQRKAPRSTADTLELVPGVFVEGTAGPISNNYSVRGLRGGGQTFITLEEDGMPILYGGGGADFYFQNDITISRLEAVEGGTSGVLAPNGAGATINFISMKPDHDRATAMVRFTGATYGDLRADGYFSAPIADGWAFNVGGYVTSQKGVRRTPFTFNAYDVKAMLEKKFSNGGLVRFTIKNGDKHFPYYADMPFRVAANGTISSVPGLGLKRDDVGGRGFTEFMVPDAPATGNSLRRFSSADGVHVKSTTYRVDAEMPVSPNVRLFGRARYLDGSYDFNGIFPGSGSGTAGLTSALNYLTPAVSPLAGLTPLQGSSQTYFQVAAQRFPGVAQYGLRNIRTGQVIAASNTAALNSLNGNGLVQQTVLNHQTLATKDFGSDFGVKWDASGSNLDNSLTVGGMVYNVRRRNDQSAVATVLNDVRNDSNVYDMVALNAAGGVLGSLTNNGMVNYGNWGQGLFNDEVTSLSAYFNDELTIGDRLHVDFGARYEHQHVRVDIGKTAAVNAPVPTGTIGLYDNVGSTFDGTYTRQSANYSDWAFTGGVNYELTDHVALYVRGARGFQTNGGDTGGTHKPTELTLYEGGVRFKAAAFSASIIGFRTEFRDQSYQFVNPANPAQASNALADNTTNGVQLDATLRPVRFFSLSVQGVYQEPKLGNLRFDGVAQPQYDGNTPERTPKKLLTVTPSFILPGGLGEIYGRYKYVGKIFADSGNGIALPDYGVFSIGASLDVTPRLNLSVSVDNLTDVKGFTEGNPRQGQTQSIVDGYFYGRAIVGRNALISATLKL; translated from the coding sequence TTGCGCAACAGCCACATTTTCAGCGTTTCCATGGTTGCGATCGCCGCCATGCTCGCGACGCCCGCGGTAGCCGCCCAGGCCGTTCGCGAGTTCAACGTGCCGCGTCAACCCGCCGCCGCTGGATTGATGCGGTTCGCGCAGCAGGCCAATATCCAGATCATCGCGCCTAGCGACGCGACGAACGGCCAGACCATCGCGGAGGTGAAGGGCCAGTTCAGCATCGAGGAAGGCCTGCGCAGGCTGATCGCCCGCAGCCATTTGCGGCTGGTCTCCTTCGATGGGCGCACCGCGGTGATCGCGGCAGCCGGACCGGCGGCCCCGCGCGCCGCCGGCTATAGTGCGCCGCGCGACATTGGCGCCACGGGCGCGGGCGTCCAAACGAACGCGCCGGCAACCGAGACGGCGCAGGCCGAGGACAGCGCGCAGGACGAAATCATCGTCACCGGCAACACGTCCGACAAGCGCACGCTGTTCAACTCCTCATCCAACGTCACGCTTGCCAGCGCCGCCGACCTGCAGCGGAAAGCGCCGCGCTCGACGGCGGATACGTTGGAACTGGTCCCCGGCGTGTTTGTGGAAGGCACCGCGGGGCCGATCTCCAACAACTATTCGGTGCGCGGCCTGCGCGGTGGTGGCCAAACCTTCATCACGCTGGAAGAGGACGGAATGCCGATCCTCTATGGCGGCGGCGGCGCGGACTTCTATTTCCAGAACGATATCACCATCAGCCGTCTCGAAGCCGTTGAGGGCGGCACCTCCGGCGTGCTCGCGCCCAATGGCGCCGGCGCGACGATCAACTTCATTTCGATGAAGCCCGATCACGACCGGGCGACCGCCATGGTCCGCTTCACCGGCGCAACCTATGGCGATTTGCGCGCAGACGGCTATTTCTCGGCACCGATCGCCGACGGCTGGGCGTTCAACGTCGGCGGCTATGTCACCTCGCAAAAGGGCGTGCGGCGCACCCCCTTCACCTTCAACGCCTATGACGTGAAGGCGATGCTGGAGAAGAAATTCTCCAATGGCGGCCTTGTTCGCTTCACCATCAAGAATGGCGACAAGCACTTTCCCTATTATGCCGACATGCCGTTCCGCGTGGCTGCCAATGGCACGATCAGCAGCGTGCCGGGCCTCGGCCTGAAGCGCGACGATGTCGGCGGGCGGGGCTTCACCGAGTTCATGGTCCCCGACGCGCCCGCCACCGGCAACAGCCTGCGCCGGTTCAGCTCGGCCGACGGCGTGCACGTCAAGTCAACCACCTATCGCGTAGACGCGGAAATGCCGGTCAGCCCGAATGTGCGGCTGTTCGGCCGGGCGCGCTATCTGGACGGCTCCTATGACTTCAACGGCATCTTCCCGGGCAGCGGATCGGGCACGGCAGGGCTGACCTCGGCGCTGAACTATCTGACCCCCGCCGTCTCGCCGCTCGCCGGACTGACCCCCCTCCAGGGCTCGTCGCAGACCTATTTCCAGGTCGCGGCGCAGCGTTTCCCCGGGGTCGCGCAATATGGCCTGCGCAACATCCGAACGGGCCAGGTCATCGCGGCGTCGAACACCGCTGCACTGAATAGCCTGAACGGCAATGGCCTGGTTCAGCAGACGGTGCTCAACCATCAGACGCTCGCGACCAAGGACTTCGGTAGCGATTTCGGGGTGAAATGGGACGCGAGCGGCAGCAACCTCGACAATTCGCTCACCGTCGGCGGCATGGTCTACAATGTGCGCCGGCGGAACGATCAGTCGGCGGTGGCCACCGTACTCAACGACGTGCGCAACGACTCCAACGTCTACGACATGGTCGCACTGAACGCGGCAGGCGGCGTGCTGGGGTCGCTGACCAACAACGGCATGGTCAATTATGGCAACTGGGGTCAGGGCCTGTTCAACGACGAGGTCACCTCGCTCTCCGCCTATTTCAACGACGAGCTGACCATCGGGGATCGGCTGCACGTCGACTTCGGCGCGCGCTACGAGCACCAGCATGTACGGGTCGACATCGGCAAGACCGCGGCCGTCAACGCGCCGGTGCCCACCGGTACGATCGGTCTGTATGACAATGTCGGCAGCACGTTTGACGGCACCTATACGCGCCAGAGCGCCAACTATTCCGACTGGGCCTTTACGGGCGGCGTCAATTACGAACTGACCGATCATGTCGCGCTCTATGTCCGCGGCGCGCGCGGGTTCCAGACCAATGGCGGCGACACCGGCGGGACTCATAAGCCGACAGAGCTGACGCTGTATGAAGGCGGCGTACGGTTCAAGGCCGCCGCCTTCAGCGCCTCGATCATCGGCTTCCGCACCGAATTTCGCGACCAGTCCTACCAGTTCGTCAACCCGGCAAATCCGGCGCAGGCGAGCAACGCGCTGGCAGACAACACCACCAATGGTGTGCAGCTGGATGCCACCTTGCGGCCGGTACGGTTCTTCAGCCTGAGCGTGCAGGGCGTGTACCAGGAGCCAAAGCTCGGCAATCTGCGCTTCGACGGGGTCGCGCAGCCGCAATATGACGGCAACACGCCCGAGCGCACGCCCAAGAAGCTGCTTACCGTCACCCCGTCCTTCATCTTGCCGGGCGGGTTGGGCGAGATCTATGGTCGCTACAAATATGTCGGCAAGATCTTCGCCGACAGCGGCAACGGCATCGCGCTGCCCGATTATGGGGTGTTCTCGATCGGAGCGAGCCTGGACGTCACGCCGCGCCTGAACCTGTCGGTCAGCGTCGACAATCTGACCGACGTAAAGGGCTTTACCGAGGGCAATCCGCGTCAGGGCCAGACCCAGTCGATCGTCGACGGCTATTTCTATGGCCGCGCGATCGTCGGGCGCAACGCGCTGATCAGTGCGACGCTGAAGCTGTGA
- a CDS encoding plasmid partitioning protein RepB C-terminal domain-containing protein produces MTSRHPIKLSFQDETKRILLSDLIPLKALRPGVKESKKYAQIMSSVRAIGLVEAPVVAPNPNQSGKFLLLDGHLRIEALRDLGVLEVDCIVSTDDESYTYNKRINRLAAIQEHRMVRRAIERGVPEAKIAEALGLEVASIHRRSRMLNGICTEVIDILKDAPCPIAVFDVLRRMSPIRQIEAAELMTGQQNFTVVFAKAMLAATPEDQLVHVPAKRPASVSSEQMARMERELVGLQMQVKSVEDRYGVDTLHLTVARAYVRTLLGNDRIVRWIAQHRPEYLKELQTIGEIETIAPVAEAAE; encoded by the coding sequence ATGACCTCGCGCCACCCCATCAAGCTTTCCTTCCAGGACGAAACCAAGCGGATCCTGTTGTCAGACCTGATCCCGCTCAAAGCGCTCCGCCCAGGCGTGAAGGAGAGCAAGAAGTACGCCCAGATTATGAGCTCAGTCCGGGCGATCGGGCTTGTCGAGGCGCCGGTGGTTGCTCCCAACCCCAACCAGAGCGGCAAGTTCTTGCTGCTCGACGGTCATCTACGCATCGAAGCGCTACGGGATCTTGGAGTGCTCGAGGTGGATTGCATCGTCTCGACGGATGATGAGAGCTACACCTACAACAAGCGAATAAATCGTCTGGCGGCAATCCAGGAACATCGCATGGTCCGACGCGCCATCGAGCGGGGCGTACCGGAAGCGAAGATCGCGGAAGCCCTTGGACTGGAGGTTGCATCCATCCATCGGCGCTCGCGGATGCTCAATGGGATCTGCACCGAAGTCATCGACATCCTGAAAGACGCGCCCTGCCCGATAGCGGTCTTCGACGTCCTCCGGCGCATGTCTCCGATACGGCAGATCGAGGCTGCGGAGCTCATGACGGGACAACAGAACTTCACTGTCGTGTTCGCCAAGGCAATGCTCGCGGCCACGCCCGAAGATCAGTTGGTGCATGTTCCCGCAAAGCGGCCCGCGTCCGTTTCCAGCGAGCAGATGGCGCGAATGGAGCGCGAGCTTGTCGGTCTCCAGATGCAGGTCAAGTCTGTCGAAGATCGATACGGCGTCGACACGCTGCATCTGACAGTCGCGCGTGCCTATGTCCGCACGCTGCTCGGGAACGACCGCATCGTGCGGTGGATCGCGCAGCACCGGCCCGAATACCTGAAGGAACTTCAAACGATCGGCGAAATCGAAACAATCGCTCCCGTAGCCGAGGCCGCGGAATAG
- a CDS encoding SOS response-associated peptidase family protein has product MSRLHSLRATIDDVTRFLDAEPVGQITIPPDVTEGRQGLVMFEAGGRRRLRMMRWGFPRRIRDAQLQRNEPEIIGLVADLTNPLWEQTVVEPRYRCIIPITHFGNPDGDEGAKTRTWFSVRDQPILAWAGFCRNFPEVGPSYAGMTMEANAAIPPTNDRMPVLLEPHEHARWLHGSIRDVIGFQFRPPIAAERMVVLRTENPWRGGGPPPDGTQLDLL; this is encoded by the coding sequence ATGTCCCGCCTTCACAGCCTCCGCGCCACGATCGACGATGTCACCCGCTTCCTGGACGCGGAGCCCGTGGGACAGATCACCATTCCGCCCGACGTAACCGAGGGCCGCCAAGGGCTGGTGATGTTCGAGGCCGGTGGCCGCAGGCGGCTGCGGATGATGCGCTGGGGCTTTCCCCGCCGTATCCGCGACGCGCAGTTGCAGCGGAACGAGCCCGAGATCATCGGCCTGGTAGCGGACCTCACCAATCCGCTCTGGGAGCAGACCGTCGTCGAGCCACGCTACCGCTGCATCATCCCGATCACGCATTTCGGCAACCCGGACGGCGACGAAGGGGCCAAGACACGGACATGGTTCTCGGTCCGCGACCAGCCGATCCTGGCCTGGGCGGGCTTCTGCCGGAACTTCCCCGAGGTGGGCCCCTCCTATGCGGGCATGACCATGGAGGCGAACGCGGCCATTCCGCCGACCAACGATCGCATGCCGGTACTGCTCGAGCCGCACGAGCACGCGCGCTGGCTGCACGGCTCGATCCGCGACGTGATCGGCTTCCAGTTTCGCCCGCCGATTGCGGCCGAGCGGATGGTCGTCCTGCGCACCGAAAATCCCTGGCGCGGCGGCGGTCCGCCGCCCGATGGCACGCAGTTGGACCTGCTCTAG